The following proteins come from a genomic window of Coregonus clupeaformis isolate EN_2021a chromosome 2, ASM2061545v1, whole genome shotgun sequence:
- the LOC121534981 gene encoding uncharacterized protein LOC121534981, with the protein MGPNYMWHADGYDKLKPFGLAISGCIDGFSRKVLWLQCGPTNNNPTVIAHYFMSCVRNLGVIPMRLRTDCGTENGIMAAIQCTLRHHHSDYYSGASSHMYGSSINNQRIESWWSIFRKGRSQFWMELFADLRDAGYFNGSHEHQCLLRYCFGDVIQKDLDECVRLWNSHRIRPSRTAACPGGVPNELYYLPHRFGSRDCGFQSEQAELDALPEASLSMTPCGDPNMQEYLDFAMEHNQLQKPDNWESASELYMKLKEMA; encoded by the exons ATGGGACCTAACTATATGTGGCACGCAGATGGTTATGACAAACTTAAGCCATTCGGTTTGGCCATTTCGGGATGCATAGATGGATTTTCACGTAAAGTATTGTGGCTTCAATGTGGACCAACAAATAATAACCCAACAGTGATTGCTCACTATTTCATGTCATGTGTGCGAAACCTCGGTGTCATCCCCATGAGACTGAGGACTGATTGCGGCACTGAGAACGGCATAATGGCTGCAATTCAATGTACCCTACGCCACCATCACAGTGACTACTACTCTGGAGCTTCCAGCCACATGTACGGCTCATCTATAAATAACCAGCGTATTGAGTCCTGGTGGTCTATATTTAGAAAGGGAAG GTCTCAGTTCTGGATGGAGTTATTTGCCGACCTTAGAGATGCCGGATACTTCAACGGGAGTCATGAGCATCAATGCCTATTGAGATATTGCTTTGGTGATGTTATTCAGAAGGACTTGGATGAGTGTGTGAGACTGTGGAACAGCCACAGGATTCGCCCTTCcagaacagcagcatgtccaggagGAGTGCCCAATGAACTCTACTACTTACCACACAG GTTTGGCTCCAGAGACTGCGGATTTCAAAGTGAACAAGCTGAACTGGATGCCCTTCCTGAGGCTAGCCTGTCAATGACTCCTTGTGGGGACCCAAACATGCAGGAGTACTTGGACTTTGCCATGGAACACAATCAGTTACAGAAGCCAGACAACTGGGAGTCTGCATCCGAACTGTACatgaaactaaaagaaatggcaTAG